A window of the Zeugodacus cucurbitae isolate PBARC_wt_2022May chromosome 4, idZeuCucr1.2, whole genome shotgun sequence genome harbors these coding sequences:
- the LOC105210266 gene encoding sulfate anion transporter 1 codes for MFDKPINLKNVRKFALEHFKRRRAPHGNATRQPSSTTVADSSVYIGIGGDEAGTSSAIALSAGSIKVTRFPTADAYELVSVVKASKSTGTKPKLPKRLRQTPLTTTASAITPRTSLRHKQYKQRLQQHQYTDVFVDASELKRKMAQQNGDNETKPLTQTYLTEKPKIQPKYDVHRDVLSHEVVIKQTGYGARDKSIPSGMRRSWQHWSFLSLFVGIIPIVQWLPRYSLRRDAMGDIVSGITVAIMNIPHGMAYGILAGVTPGCGLSLAIFPVIVYMILGTSKHISIGTFAVISMMTLKVVQTYATEDSVLLAPAVAINVTASGATEAVNVAQIITPVEVATALAFCTGLLHLAMGFFRLGTLSALLSDPLVNGFTTGAAVHVTVSQLKDVLGVQVPRHKGAFKIVYTVIDLFKSIPNTNIIALVICVGIMIFMTVCNEWLKPCLKKRCRLPFPGELISVIGGTVISRILDLHGNYGVTLVGDIPKGLPMPELPRMDLVPVVAVDSIAIAIVSFSVVMSMGLTFAKKHSYEVRANQELFALGMANCISSCFSCYPLACSLSRSVIQEQTGGVTQIASLVSAVLIIMTLLWLGPFFSTLPRCVLAGVIIVALKPMFMQAKELKKYSKQGKLELLTWIATFALVVLIDIDYGLLIGILISLLALYIKGLKPYCCLLGTIPEAPAVYVDLNHHRNAIEVPETKIFRYVGSLNFATNMYFRHSLYNLIGLDMKKLQRNKTAVQQNGKTIENGEVSQLNPFNFLILDFSMLGHVDVAGCKAITDIMKELKVLGVRLFISSPSDRVYDTLVHSMALGEGPFETFPTLHDAVEYAKACRLA; via the exons AAGCCAATCAATTTGAAAAACGTTCGTAAATTTGCACTCGAACATTTCAAACGCAGACGCGCACCACACGGCAACGCAACAAGACAACCATCTTCAACAACGGTCGCTGACAGCAGCGTTTACATTGGCATCGGCGGTGACGAAGCGGGCACTTCGTCAGCAATTGCATTGAGCGCTGGTAGCATCAAGGTTACACGATTCCCAACAGCGGACGCATACGAATTAGTGAGTGTAGTAAAAGCGTCGAAATCGACCGGAACAAAACCGAAACTTCCGAAACGTTTACGGCAGACACcgctaacaacaacagcatcagcGATCACACCACGCACGAGCTTACGTCACAAACAGTATAAACAAAGACTACAACAACATCAGTATACCGATGTGTTTGTGGATGCAAGTGAATTGAAGCGAAAGATGGCACAACAGAATGGTGATAATGA AACTAAACCTCTCACACAGACCTACCTTACGGAGAAGCCAAAAATACAGCCAAAATATGATGTCCATCGTGATGTCTTATCCCATGAGGTGGTCATCAAACAGACCGGCTATGGTGCGCGCGACAAGAGCATACCATCGGGTATGCGTCGCTCATGGCAGCATTGGTCCTTCCTGTCGTTATTTGTCGGCATAATACCGATTGTACAATGGTTGCCACGCTATTCGTTGCGTCGTGATGCTATGGGTGATATTGTATCGGGCATCACGGTGGCGATTATGAATATACCGCACGGTATGGCTTATGGTATATTGGCGGGTGTGACACCGGGTTGTGGTCTGTCGCTTGCTATTTTCCCTGTGATCGTGTACATGATATTGGGTACATCGAAACACATATCGATTGGCACATTTGCTGTGATATCTATGATGACATTGAAGGTGGTGCAAACATATGCGACCGAAGACAGTGTGCTACTAGCACCGGCGGTGGCGATAAATGTGACGGCGAGTGGTGCGACGGAAGCTGTTAATGTGGCGCAGATAATAACACCTGTTGAAGTGGCGACAGCGTTGGCGTTTTGCACGGGGTTGTTACAT CTCGCCATGGGCTTCTTCCGTTTGGGCACATTATCAGCACTCCTCAGCGATCCACTGGTCAATGGCTTCACTACTGGCGCCGCCGTACATGTCACCGTTAGTCAGTTGAAGGATGTGCTTGGCGTGCAGGTGCCACGTCATAAGGGTGCCTTTAAAATCGTCTATACCGTTATCGATCTCTTTAAGTCCATACCAAATACGAATATTATAGCCCTCGTTATTTGCGTTGGCATTATGATCTTCATGACCGTCTGCAATGAATGGCTTAAGCCATGTCTGAAAAAACGTTGCCGCTTACCCTTCCCCGGCGAATTGATATCCGTTATTGGTGGCACCGTGATCTCACGAATACTTGATCTGCATGGCAATTATGGTGTGACATTAGTCGGTGATATACCAAAGGGTTTACCTATGCCTGAACTGCCCCGCATGGATCTCGTACCAGTGGTGGCGGTGGATTCCATTGCTATAGCGATAGTCAGCTTCTCAGTGGTCATGTCGATGGGTTTGACATTTGCGAAGAAACATTCATATGAGGTGCGCGCCAATCAGGAGCTCTTCGCCTTGGGTATGGCCAATTGTATATCCAGTTGTTTCTCTTGCTATCCACTGGCATGTTCGCTGTCGCGTTCCGTTATACAAGAGCAGACCGGTGGTGTGACACAGATAGCATCGCTCGTGTCGGCCGTATTGATTATAATGACATTGTTGTGGTTGGGTCCGTTTTTCAGCACACTGCCACGG TGCGTGCTGGCGGGCGTCATTATTGTCGCCTTGAAGCCGATGTTCATGCAAGCGAAAGAGCTAAAGAAATACTCCAAGCAAGGCAAATTGGAGCTGCTCACATGGATTGCGACTTTTGCACTGGTGGTATTGATCGATATTGATTATGG TCTACTTATCGGCATTTTGATTTCCCTATTGGCGCTCTACATAAAAGGTCTGAAACCCTATTGCTGCCTATTGGGCACCATACCCGAAGCACCTGCGGTCTATGTGGATCTCAATCATCATCGCAATGCTATTGAAGTGCCCGAAACGAAAATCTTCCGTTATGTGGGTTCACTAAATTTCGCTACAAACATGTATTTCCGTCATTCACTCTACAACCTCATCGGTTTGGACATGAAGAAACTGCAACGCAATAAGACAGCTGTACAACAGAATggcaaaacaattgaaaatggTGAAGTGTCACAGTTGAATCCCTTCAATTTCCTCATATTGGATTTCTCTATGTTGGGCCATGTGGATGTGGCGGGTTGTAAAGCGATAACGGACATAATGAAGGAACTGAAAGTGTTGGGTGTGCGTCTATTCATATCCAGTCCATCGGATCGTGTTTACGACACGTTAGTGCATAGTATGGCGTTGGGCGAGGGCCCATTCGAAACGTTCCCCACACTGCATGATGCGGTGGAATATGCTAAAGCTTGCCGACTGGCATGA